A portion of the Algimonas porphyrae genome contains these proteins:
- a CDS encoding response regulator codes for MTARILIVDDSTFDRRMIRRAITATGNDLEVAELSHGAQAVEMIRRDKPCMTLLDIRMPGTDGFSVLSDIRSTAAISGSVVVMLSGSDQPLDHNMAQELGADAYYVKPESAADYMELGRNICDTHLPCLNGTVEP; via the coding sequence ATGACAGCTCGCATTCTCATCGTCGACGACAGCACATTTGACCGGCGCATGATCCGTCGCGCCATCACGGCGACCGGCAATGACCTCGAAGTTGCAGAGCTGAGCCACGGCGCGCAAGCGGTCGAAATGATCAGACGGGACAAGCCGTGCATGACCTTGCTGGATATTCGCATGCCCGGGACAGACGGGTTTTCGGTTCTGTCTGACATCCGGTCCACAGCCGCCATTTCCGGAAGCGTCGTCGTTATGCTGTCAGGGTCCGATCAGCCGCTGGATCACAATATGGCGCAGGAACTCGGTGCGGACGCCTATTACGTAAAGCCCGAGTCCGCCGCGGACTATATGGAACTGGGCCGCAATATCTGCGACACCCACCTCCCCTGCCTCAACGGCACCGTCGAACCTTGA
- a CDS encoding sensor histidine kinase — MSDMFQSILDTHPDYICRFDADRVFTYANQAAVDFFRMDRDALIGSRLLDRVPPDQRSEVDSRLTLLSERSPASTTLHKVMRDQRPVHILWTNIAVYDEGRLVGYQSVGRDVSAETALRREIREQAKTLDRVQRELRMVLDAVPSRIWYKDDKNTILRLNAAAADSMGLSVEETEGQNTYDLFGEAAKAYHDDDLAVINSGVALRGKIEPYTPNEGDPGWVQTDKIPLELNGPEDRRILVVSTDITDLKEKETLLASINRNLDDFASLTSHDLQAPLRKIGISAELLTLEHGEALPDGASEHLEEIERGVRHMRGLIRSFLKFMRASPHEVDFDTVDLGQILEDFAARERDAISDAGGTVILPDGPISVSGNADLLGQVFGNLFQNALKYRSPDRPLRVEVTAQRALQNWVVDVIDNGRGIDSDEHDKVFDLFGRSQPQKGVKGSGIGLALCRRIIALHGGSIDLVERDGPGATFRIHLNARRRNE; from the coding sequence ATGTCCGACATGTTCCAATCCATTCTGGACACGCATCCGGATTATATCTGCCGTTTCGATGCGGACCGTGTGTTCACCTATGCCAATCAGGCAGCGGTCGATTTCTTTCGAATGGACCGCGATGCGCTGATCGGAAGTCGGCTCCTCGACCGTGTGCCGCCGGATCAGCGCTCCGAAGTCGATTCCCGGCTGACGCTGCTCTCCGAACGCTCCCCTGCCAGCACGACGTTGCACAAGGTGATGCGCGATCAACGGCCGGTTCACATTCTCTGGACCAATATCGCGGTCTATGATGAAGGCCGGCTCGTCGGATATCAGTCGGTCGGGCGTGATGTCAGCGCCGAGACGGCGCTGCGCCGCGAAATCCGTGAACAGGCCAAGACGCTGGACCGGGTTCAGCGCGAGCTCCGCATGGTGTTGGACGCTGTGCCATCTCGCATCTGGTACAAGGATGACAAGAACACGATTTTGCGGCTGAATGCGGCGGCTGCCGACAGTATGGGCCTGAGCGTCGAGGAGACGGAAGGTCAGAACACCTATGATCTGTTCGGAGAGGCTGCCAAGGCCTATCATGACGATGATCTGGCCGTGATCAATTCGGGCGTGGCCCTGCGCGGCAAGATCGAGCCCTATACGCCCAATGAAGGCGATCCGGGCTGGGTTCAGACTGATAAAATTCCGCTGGAGCTGAACGGTCCAGAGGACCGGCGCATTCTGGTCGTTTCGACCGACATAACGGATCTTAAGGAGAAAGAGACGCTGCTGGCTTCGATCAATCGCAATCTGGACGACTTCGCCTCTCTGACATCACACGATCTGCAGGCCCCGTTGCGTAAGATCGGGATTTCCGCCGAACTGCTGACGCTCGAACATGGCGAGGCTTTGCCGGATGGAGCGAGCGAGCATCTCGAAGAAATCGAAAGAGGGGTCCGGCATATGCGCGGCCTCATTCGCAGCTTCCTGAAATTCATGCGCGCCTCCCCGCACGAAGTCGACTTCGATACGGTCGATCTCGGTCAGATTCTGGAAGACTTTGCGGCGCGGGAGCGGGACGCCATCAGCGATGCAGGCGGCACGGTAATACTCCCGGACGGACCTATCAGCGTCAGCGGCAATGCCGACTTGCTCGGCCAGGTGTTCGGAAATCTTTTCCAGAACGCCCTGAAATATCGCAGCCCGGACAGACCCCTTCGGGTTGAGGTTACGGCCCAGCGCGCACTTCAGAACTGGGTCGTCGACGTGATTGACAATGGCCGTGGGATCGATTCAGATGAGCATGACAAGGTGTTCGATCTGTTTGGCCGGTCCCAGCCGCAAAAAGGCGTCAAGGGATCGGGGATAGGTCTGGCTCTGTGTCGGCGGATTATCGCGCTGCATGGCGGGTCGATCGATCTGGTGGAACGCGACGGCCCCGGCGCAACGTTCCGTATCCATTTGAATGCCCGCAGGAGGAATGAATGA